The following is a genomic window from Methylomarinum vadi.
AATAGGGCAACAATCTGTACAACTGGAAGTCGGCGATTTTCTTTATTCGGCAGGGGAACTGCGGGAATTGGTGGTCAATCGGGTCGACGGCGTTCCGGTATATTTGCAGGATGTGGCCGAGATCGAAGACGGGCCGGCCGAAGTCGACGAGTACAGTTGGTTGCGTTTTGCCGAAAATCATCCGTTGGCCCGGGGCTATCCGGACGATTATCCGCTGGTGACGCTGGCGGTAGCGAAAAAACGCGGCGCCAATGCCGTCGCTGTCGCCAACGATATTCATCGGCGTATAGAGGATTTGAAAAGCAAATTATTGCCGGCGGAAGTGCAGGTGGAAGTGTTGCGCGATTACGGTAAAACGGCCAACGACAAGGTCAACAACCTGACCAGCAGTCTCGCTTTTGCCATCGCCACCGTGGTGATTTTCATTGGCGTTTTTTTGGGCTGGCGGCCGGCGTTGGTGGTCGGTTTGGCGATTCCGATTTGTTATGGCGCAACGCTGGCGCTGGACATGGCTTTCGGCTACACGATCAACCGGGTGACCTTGTTTGCCTTGATATTGGCGCTCGGTCTGCTGGTCGACGACCCGATCACCGGCATCGATAACATCGAACGCTTCATGCGCCAGGGGCAGGGCAGCCAGTTCGAGCGTATCATCGCGGCGATGGCCGAGATCCGCCCGGCCTTGTTGATGTCGACGATCACGATTATCCTCGCCTTCATTCCATTGGCTTTCATCACCGGCATGATGGGGCCGTATATGGCGCCGATGGCGTTCAACGTGCCGGTGGCGGTGTCGCTGTCGACCGTGGTCGCCTTTATGGTGACGCCCTGGCTGGCCAGCAAGGCGCTGAAGCCGGTCGAGGATGCCGGTACTTCGACAGCGATGAAGGGTTTTTATGCGCGCTTGATTCAACCCTGCATCGCCAGCCGTCGGTCGGCCTGGTTGCTGGTTGGGATTATGATTGTGTTGTTCCTTATTACCGCCATGTTGCCGGTGTTGCGGATGGTGCCGTTGAAACTGCTGCCTTACGACAACAAGGATGAAATGCAGATCATCGTCGATATGCCGGAAAACAGCAATCTGGAATACACCGCGGCGATCACCCGCCATGCTATGACGCTGGCCGGGCAACTGCCGGAAATCTACGCCCAGGCGGCTTATGTCGGCAAACCGTCGCCAATCGATTTTAACGGTCTGGTGAGACAATACGATTACCGCATCGCGCCCAATCTGGCCGATATCCGCCTGACCCTGGCGCCGAAACTGCAGCGCGAACATCAGTCCCATGCGGTGTTGTTGCGGCTGCGGAAATTATTGGCGCCACTCAACCACGATGGCATATCGGTCAGGGTGGTCGAGGTGCCGCCAGGCCCCCCTGTGCTGAGTACGCTGGTGGCGGAGATTTACGGTAAAACCTTCACCGCCTACGAACAACAGCAACAGGCCGCGCAAGGCGTCATGCACCGTCTGGCCCAGGAACCATTCGTCGTCGATATCGATTCCAGCGTCGCCGCCGCGCAAAAGCGTTGGCGCTATCGAACCGACAAGGAAAAAGCGGCCCTGTCCGGCATTTCCACCCAGGATATCGCGGCGACAGTGGGTATTGCCAATCAGGGCCGGGTAGCCGGTTATCTCAATCTGGAGCGGGAAGTGCAGCCGGTCGCTTTGCAGTTGCAATTGGCCAAGCCGGATCGCAGCAGTCGGCATGACTTCGACTCGTTGACGATCAAGGGGCGGGGCGGCAACCTGGTGCCGTTGCATGAATTGGGAGAATTTATTGAAATCCCCGCCGACCAGCCGATTTTTCATAAGGATTTGCGGCCGGTCGTTTACGTTATGGCCGAACTGGAAGGGCGCACGCCGGCCGAGGTCATCGCCGACGTCAATGCGGATATGGGCGGCGGCGAAACCGACGCGCCTTCCTGGGAGCGACGCAGTTTTCTGTCTTCGGGCGGCGGCATGCCTTGGCATTTGCCGGATGACGTGACGCTGTCGTGGAGCGGCGAGGGCGAATGGAAAATCACCGTGCGCGTGTTTCGGGACATGGGCTTGGCGTTCGCTTTTGCCCTGGTCGGTATCTTTTTCGTGCTGCGCATACAAACCGATTCGGCTACCCTGTCTCTGATCATCATGTCGTCGATTCCACTGACGATCATCGGCATCATGCCCGGTTTTTGGCTGCTCAACCAGTTCGGCGAACGCTTTATCGACGGCAGCCCCGATCCGGTCTTGTTTACCGCGACGGCGATGATCGGCATGATCGCCCTGGCGGGCATCGTCGTGCGTAATTCCTTGATATTGGTCGAGTTCATCACTCAGGCCAGGGAAGAAGGCATGGGACTGCGCGATGCCTTACTGCAGGCCGGTGCGGTCAGGATGCGACCGGTATTGCTGACAGCCGGCACCACCTTGCTGGGTAATATCGTCATCGTGTTGGACCCGGTTTTCAGCGGCCTGGCCATCGCCATCATCTTCGGCATCCTGGCGTCCACGTTGTTCACGCTGGTGGTGGTGCCGACGGTTTATTACCTGATTTACGCGGAATGACATGAATAATAAAACGAAAACCTTGTTGATGGCGCTGGCGGCAATGGCTTTGCTGGTGTTGATGATTTTATGGATGGCCGGGGCATTCGAAGACAAAATTGCGCCGGCTACGCTCGCGGCCGGCCCGGCCTACCAAGGTCAGACATGGCAAGTGAAAAAGCAATCGCTGCCGCAATTTGAGGAAATCGCCGGCACGCTGCAATCCGAACAATCCGCCTCGGTTGCCTCGCAAATCATGGCGCGGGTCAAACATGTGCATGTACATGCCGGCGATCGCATCGACAAGGGCGATCTTCTCATCGAATTGGATAATGTCGATTTGAAAGCCCGTGTTGCGCAGGCCCGCGATCAGCGCAATGCCTTATCGGCGCAATTACAGCGGGCGAAATTACATTATCAACGCACCCGCGATTTATACGCCAAACACAGCGCGACATTGGCCGCATTGGAAGCGGCCACGGCCGAATATCATAGTGTTCGTTCTCAATATTCCGCCGCCGGCGAACGCCTGGCCGAGGCTGAACATGCCTTGGGCTATAGCGAGATTCTAGCGATATTTTCTGGATTAGTGGTCGATCATTTCGTCGAAGAAGGCGATATGGCGACGCCGGGGATGCGGCTGTTGTCGATTTATGATCCGCATAAGCTGCGCGTTGCGGCCTATGTCAGGGAATCGTTGGCATTGCAATTACAACCGGGGCAAACGTTGCAAGCCGAGATCGATGCCTTGCGTCGGAAAATGCCGGTCGTCATCGAGGAGATCGTTCCGGCCGCCGAACCCGGTTCGCGTAGTTTTCTGGTCAAGGCGAAAATCGATCACGATTCCCATTTATTGCCCGGCATGTTTGCCCGCATCCGTATCCCGTTGGGAGTGGAGCGGAAATTGTTGATTCCGGCCCGTTACATTAAACGCGTCGGACAATTGGACGTAGTGTGGGTGTGGCGTGACGGTGTCGTGGAAAGACGCTTTGTGCGTTTAGGGGAAAAAAGCAACGATCGCGTGTTGGTAATCAGCGGCTTGCAAGATGGTGAGCAGTTGGTGGCGCCGGAAGATCTAGCGGATCGGTAAACCCGAATGAACGATTCGAAGTCATGATTATGCACGGCAGTAGAAAGCTATCCGTTAGCTGGTATGATAAAAAGCAGTTTGGCTTTGAATAGTGAAAGGTGCATAAAATATGTTTCAGCGCTTAAATTGTAAAAGCAATTGCACTAAATCCGTCATAGGGTGGCTTTTGCTGGCATTTGCAACGTTGTCCGAAGGCGAGACCCGGCAAGATATGGAGTCGTGGAGCTATCATCAAGAATGGGATAAATTGACCAATGTGAATTACAGCCTGGCGCGTTCGCCGTTGCCTCGGCGCGGCGTGTACGACACGCTGAGATTGGAGGTCGTCTGTAAAAACAAACAATTGCAATTCGCCCTGGACTCCTACAATTTGATTACTTCCAAGGGCAGCGCTTTCGATTTCGACTATCAAATCGACGACAACGAGCCGGTGGCCTTGAAAATGCGCACCTATCCGGATACCAAGCGGCGAGGTTATACCGATGAACAGGTAAAACGTATCGTCGAGGATGTGTTATCCGGCCAGTCGATTTTTATTCGCGTTCACACCATCATCAGGACGGTGCTGTCCAGCAAGATCTCCCTGCAGGGCGCCGCGCAACCGATAGGCCAAGTCCTGGCCGACTGCGGCGTGACGTTACCGGGGCAGGAAAACGGGCAGGCCGGTTATAGCCTGGCCGATTTCGAACGGGACTTGAAAACATTGCCTCCGGCACAACAGCGTCGGCTATTGGACAAAATCAAGCTGTTGCTGGATGAAATGCGTTAATCGGCCATTGTAACCAATTGACGCTCCGCCGGTTTCGTTGAACAGCAATACCAGGGTCAGCGCGACCGGTGCCGGCAAAACATGGTCTTTACCTGCGCTGGCAATTCCCTGGTCAGTAAAAGTCAGGAAATTTTTAAGTTTGGCGAAGAATCCTTTCTGCTCAAACCCCGGTTTCTTGGCGGGAAGGCTGCCTAATCCGGCGACGACTCGTTTACCTTGCACGAGATGCCATTCCAAGGGGACGGCGCTGAAGATTCTGTGAAATATCTCATCGGGGTTGATCAGGCGAAAACGTTCTTTTTTGTCCCTATCGAAGGAGAACTTGTGGCTGGTTGGATGGTCAATGTCTGCAATTGGAACTTTCGATTCTAAGAGGCTAAGGTCTTCCAAGATAAACAGCAATTCATTCTCTTACAAGATTGGCATTATTAGCTAAATAACGGAGTTATTATGAATACACAAGAACGCGAAAAACTCAGTCAATTTTTACAGCAATTGGTTGACGTGAAACTTACCGAAAAGGATCAAGAGGCGGACAAATACATTAGCAGCGCGATTAGCAATCAGCCGGATGCGACCTATTTATTGGTGCAAAAGTGTCTGATACAGGATCAGGCACTGCACGCCGCCCAAGTTCAAATCGCGGATTTGCAACAGCAACTGCGGCAGCAAAAGAATGCTACGGCATCCGGCTCTGACTTTCTGCATAACGATCCGTGGGCAACGCCTAAGAAAGAGAACAGTGTCCCAG
Proteins encoded in this region:
- a CDS encoding efflux RND transporter periplasmic adaptor subunit → MNNKTKTLLMALAAMALLVLMILWMAGAFEDKIAPATLAAGPAYQGQTWQVKKQSLPQFEEIAGTLQSEQSASVASQIMARVKHVHVHAGDRIDKGDLLIELDNVDLKARVAQARDQRNALSAQLQRAKLHYQRTRDLYAKHSATLAALEAATAEYHSVRSQYSAAGERLAEAEHALGYSEILAIFSGLVVDHFVEEGDMATPGMRLLSIYDPHKLRVAAYVRESLALQLQPGQTLQAEIDALRRKMPVVIEEIVPAAEPGSRSFLVKAKIDHDSHLLPGMFARIRIPLGVERKLLIPARYIKRVGQLDVVWVWRDGVVERRFVRLGEKSNDRVLVISGLQDGEQLVAPEDLADR
- a CDS encoding efflux RND transporter permease subunit, whose amino-acid sequence is MNTSPSSTHNHLLDRLVAYALRGGLPVFFFIVSLSLGVIALMLTPREEEPQIVVPMANVLVSAPGLSAKQVEKQVTVPLEKLLSQITGVEHVYSRSVTGQAIVTLRFYVGEDREDSLLNVYNKLYSNQDKVPAVVGNWIVKPIEVDDVPIVVIGLWSQQPDRYGDYELRRFADEISTDLQQIEDTNQITVSGGRPRRINIYLNPQSLAARHTSPLEVLLAIKTGNQLHQAGLVSIGQQSVQLEVGDFLYSAGELRELVVNRVDGVPVYLQDVAEIEDGPAEVDEYSWLRFAENHPLARGYPDDYPLVTLAVAKKRGANAVAVANDIHRRIEDLKSKLLPAEVQVEVLRDYGKTANDKVNNLTSSLAFAIATVVIFIGVFLGWRPALVVGLAIPICYGATLALDMAFGYTINRVTLFALILALGLLVDDPITGIDNIERFMRQGQGSQFERIIAAMAEIRPALLMSTITIILAFIPLAFITGMMGPYMAPMAFNVPVAVSLSTVVAFMVTPWLASKALKPVEDAGTSTAMKGFYARLIQPCIASRRSAWLLVGIMIVLFLITAMLPVLRMVPLKLLPYDNKDEMQIIVDMPENSNLEYTAAITRHAMTLAGQLPEIYAQAAYVGKPSPIDFNGLVRQYDYRIAPNLADIRLTLAPKLQREHQSHAVLLRLRKLLAPLNHDGISVRVVEVPPGPPVLSTLVAEIYGKTFTAYEQQQQAAQGVMHRLAQEPFVVDIDSSVAAAQKRWRYRTDKEKAALSGISTQDIAATVGIANQGRVAGYLNLEREVQPVALQLQLAKPDRSSRHDFDSLTIKGRGGNLVPLHELGEFIEIPADQPIFHKDLRPVVYVMAELEGRTPAEVIADVNADMGGGETDAPSWERRSFLSSGGGMPWHLPDDVTLSWSGEGEWKITVRVFRDMGLAFAFALVGIFFVLRIQTDSATLSLIIMSSIPLTIIGIMPGFWLLNQFGERFIDGSPDPVLFTATAMIGMIALAGIVVRNSLILVEFITQAREEGMGLRDALLQAGAVRMRPVLLTAGTTLLGNIVIVLDPVFSGLAIAIIFGILASTLFTLVVVPTVYYLIYAE